A region from the Kribbella shirazensis genome encodes:
- the narH gene encoding nitrate reductase subunit beta, whose product MRVMAQMAMVMNLDKCIGCHTCSVTCKQAWTNRSGTEYVWFNNVETRPGQGYPRTYEDQEEWKGGWALNRRGRLTLKAGGRLKKLLTIFSNPKLPSIHDYYEPWTYDYANLTDAPAQEHTPVARPKSLISGENMKISWSANWDDDLGGSAATAEHDPVLKKIGDKVKFEFEQTFMFYLPRICEHCLNPSCAASCPSGAIYKRTEDGIVLVDQDRCRGWRMCISGCPYKKVYFNHRTGKAEKCTFCFPRIEVGIPTVCSETCVGRLRYIGLVLYDADRVLEAASTPDEHDLYEAQRDVFLDPSDPVVQREAERAGIPHDWVEAAQRSPVYALISRYKVALPLHPEYRTMPMVWYIPPLSPVVDVVRETGEDAERKDNLFAAIDALRIPIEYLAELFTAGDVAPVDLVLRKLAAMRSYMRDINLGRDPDASIPAAVGMGEEEMYDMYRLLALAKYDERYVIPPAHSEQAHALEELATECALDYEGGPGMGGSGPFGEGSGTPTPIAVENFQMLKDRQSADTVASPADKEARVNLLNWDGKGTPSGLFPPKSDEPQ is encoded by the coding sequence ATGCGAGTGATGGCGCAGATGGCGATGGTCATGAACCTCGACAAGTGCATCGGGTGCCACACCTGCTCGGTGACCTGCAAGCAGGCCTGGACCAACCGGAGCGGGACCGAGTACGTCTGGTTCAACAACGTCGAGACGCGGCCCGGCCAAGGGTATCCGCGCACGTACGAGGACCAGGAGGAGTGGAAGGGCGGCTGGGCCCTCAACCGACGCGGACGGCTCACGCTCAAGGCGGGCGGCCGGCTCAAGAAGCTGCTGACGATCTTCTCCAACCCGAAGCTGCCGTCGATCCACGACTACTACGAGCCCTGGACGTACGACTACGCCAACCTCACCGATGCACCGGCCCAGGAGCACACACCGGTCGCACGTCCGAAGTCGCTGATCTCCGGCGAGAACATGAAGATCTCCTGGTCGGCGAACTGGGACGACGACCTCGGCGGATCGGCCGCAACCGCGGAACACGACCCCGTTCTCAAGAAGATCGGCGACAAGGTCAAGTTCGAGTTCGAGCAGACCTTCATGTTCTACCTGCCGCGGATCTGCGAGCACTGCCTCAACCCGTCCTGCGCCGCGTCCTGCCCGAGCGGCGCGATCTACAAACGCACCGAGGACGGCATCGTACTGGTCGACCAGGACCGGTGCCGCGGCTGGCGGATGTGCATCTCCGGCTGTCCGTACAAGAAGGTCTACTTCAACCACCGCACCGGCAAGGCGGAGAAGTGCACGTTCTGCTTCCCGCGCATCGAGGTCGGCATCCCGACGGTCTGCTCCGAGACGTGCGTCGGCCGGCTGCGCTACATCGGCCTCGTCCTGTACGACGCCGACCGGGTCCTCGAGGCCGCGTCGACACCCGACGAGCACGACCTGTACGAGGCTCAGCGCGACGTGTTCCTCGACCCGTCCGATCCCGTCGTACAGCGTGAAGCCGAGCGGGCCGGGATCCCGCACGACTGGGTCGAGGCAGCACAGCGCTCGCCGGTGTACGCGTTGATCAGCCGGTACAAGGTCGCCCTGCCTCTGCACCCTGAGTACCGCACGATGCCGATGGTCTGGTACATCCCGCCACTGTCTCCGGTCGTCGACGTGGTGCGCGAGACCGGCGAGGACGCCGAGCGCAAGGACAACCTGTTCGCGGCGATCGACGCGCTACGGATCCCGATCGAGTACCTCGCCGAGCTCTTCACCGCCGGTGACGTGGCACCGGTCGACCTCGTCCTCAGGAAGCTCGCCGCGATGCGCTCGTACATGCGCGACATCAACCTCGGTCGCGACCCCGACGCCTCGATTCCGGCGGCCGTCGGCATGGGCGAGGAGGAGATGTACGACATGTACCGGCTGCTCGCGCTCGCCAAGTACGACGAGCGCTACGTGATTCCTCCTGCCCACAGCGAGCAGGCCCACGCACTGGAGGAACTGGCCACCGAGTGCGCCCTCGACTACGAGGGTGGTCCCGGGATGGGCGGATCCGGGCCGTTCGGCGAGGGTTCCGGTACTCCGACGCCGATCGCGGTCGAGAACTTCCAGATGCTCAAGGACCGCCAGTCCGCCGACACCGTCGCCTCTCCCGCCGACAAGGAGGCCCGGGTGAACCTGCTCAACTGGGACGGCAAGGGCACACCCAGCGGCCTCTTCCCCCCGAAATCCGACGAGCCGCAATGA
- a CDS encoding nitrate reductase subunit alpha: MTTGERPERTTDVGLDGGLTEALVRTRRYFTRGKVSDDLRTLTKQGGRGADDFYRDRWSHDKVVRSTHGVNCTGSCSWKVYVKDGIITWETQQTDYPSVGPDKPEYEPRGCPRGAAFSWYTYSPTRIRYPYIRGVLLDLYRRGKAEYGDPVEAWAHIVDDPELAQQYKSARGKGGLVRATWEEATELVAAAYVHTLKKWGPDRIAGFSPIPAMSMVSHASGARFTSLIGGTMLSFYDWYADLPVASPQVFGDQTDVPESGDWWDAGYLIMWGSNLPVTRTPDAHWMAEARYRGQKVVAVAPDYADNVKFADEWLPAAPGTDGALAMAMGHVILKEFFVDRETPYFTQYAKTYTDLPYLIRLDETDGTYRPGKFLTAADLGSHEENAAFKTVVLDTTTGEPVVPNGSLGHRFGEAGKGKWNLDLGTTDPLLTVLGDQSVPVRLPRFDAAQGDDLLRGVPVRRVGKHLVTTVYDLLLAQYGVPRPGLPGEWPASYDDLTPYTPAWQERITGVPASAAARIAREFAQNAEDSKGRSMIIMGAGTNHWFHSDTIYRAFLALTTLTGCQGVNGGGWAHYVGQEKCRPITGWAQLAFGLDWSRPPRQMIQTAYWYLHTDQFRYDQFGADTLAAKTGEGLLGGRTTADLIALSARLGWMPSYPTFNRNPHDIADDARTAGRPVGEHVVDQLKSGALRFACEDPDAPENFPRILSVWRANLLGSSAKGNEYFLEHLLGAGSSLRAGEGVHPRDVEWHDEAPRGKLDLLLTLDFRQTSTTLFSDVVLPAATWYEKHDLNTTDMHPFVHSFNPAIAPPWQTRTDWDAWQTIAEKFSELAATHLGTRRDVVAVPLLHDTPDELATPHGVVRDWKAGECEPIPGVTMPKIVEVERDYSAVAAKMSALGPLMDTLGATTKGITYDETASVDYLRAKNGTVRGGPADGRPSLKRDIHACEAILALSGTTNGRVATEGFKTLEARVGKPLHDLAAEHGGKQITFADTQAAPVPVITSPEWSGSESGGRRYSPFTINVERLKPWHTLTGRQHFFLDHDWMAELGENLPVYRPPLDMGALFSEPAIGSMTELGVTVRYLTPHNKWSIHSEYQDNLFMLSLSRGGQTIWISDKDAAKAGIADNDWIEAVNRNGVVVARAIVSHRMPEGTVYMHHAQDRLIDVPLAETSKKRGGIHNSLTRLLIKPSHLIGGYAQLSFAFNYLGPTGNQRDEVTMIRKRSQEVTY, translated from the coding sequence ATGACCACTGGGGAACGGCCGGAACGCACAACCGATGTCGGACTGGACGGAGGTCTCACCGAAGCACTGGTTCGAACGCGCCGCTACTTCACCAGAGGCAAGGTCTCTGACGATCTGCGGACGCTGACCAAACAAGGCGGGCGTGGTGCCGACGACTTCTACCGGGACCGCTGGAGCCACGACAAGGTCGTCCGCTCGACGCACGGCGTGAACTGCACCGGTTCCTGCTCGTGGAAGGTGTACGTCAAGGACGGCATCATCACCTGGGAGACGCAGCAGACCGACTATCCCTCGGTCGGCCCGGACAAGCCCGAGTACGAGCCCCGCGGCTGCCCGCGCGGCGCCGCCTTCTCCTGGTACACCTACTCTCCCACGCGCATCCGCTACCCCTACATCCGCGGCGTCCTGCTCGACCTCTACCGCCGGGGCAAGGCAGAGTACGGCGATCCGGTCGAGGCGTGGGCACACATCGTCGACGACCCGGAACTCGCACAGCAGTACAAGTCGGCTCGTGGAAAAGGCGGCCTCGTCCGCGCCACCTGGGAGGAAGCGACCGAACTCGTCGCGGCCGCGTACGTGCACACCTTGAAGAAGTGGGGGCCGGACCGGATCGCCGGCTTCTCCCCCATCCCGGCGATGTCGATGGTGTCGCATGCCTCCGGAGCCCGGTTCACCTCATTGATCGGCGGCACCATGCTGTCGTTCTACGACTGGTACGCCGACCTCCCGGTGGCCTCGCCCCAGGTGTTCGGCGACCAGACCGACGTACCGGAGTCCGGCGACTGGTGGGACGCCGGCTACCTGATCATGTGGGGCTCGAACCTTCCGGTCACCCGGACCCCGGACGCGCACTGGATGGCCGAGGCGCGGTACCGCGGGCAGAAGGTGGTGGCTGTCGCGCCGGACTACGCGGACAACGTCAAGTTCGCCGACGAATGGTTGCCCGCGGCACCTGGTACCGACGGCGCGCTGGCGATGGCGATGGGCCACGTGATCCTCAAGGAGTTCTTCGTCGACCGCGAGACGCCGTACTTCACGCAGTACGCCAAGACCTACACCGACCTCCCGTACCTGATCCGCCTCGACGAGACCGACGGCACCTACCGCCCCGGCAAGTTCCTCACCGCGGCGGACCTGGGGTCGCACGAGGAGAACGCAGCGTTCAAAACCGTCGTCCTCGACACGACCACCGGCGAGCCCGTGGTCCCGAACGGCTCCCTGGGCCACCGCTTCGGCGAAGCGGGCAAGGGCAAATGGAACCTCGATCTGGGCACCACCGACCCACTCCTCACAGTGCTGGGCGATCAGAGCGTTCCGGTGAGGCTGCCGAGATTCGACGCCGCCCAAGGAGACGACCTGCTTCGCGGTGTGCCGGTACGCCGCGTCGGCAAGCATCTCGTCACGACGGTCTACGACCTGCTGCTCGCGCAGTACGGCGTACCGCGCCCCGGGCTACCTGGTGAGTGGCCGGCGTCGTACGACGACCTCACGCCGTACACGCCCGCCTGGCAGGAGCGCATCACCGGCGTACCGGCATCCGCGGCCGCCCGCATCGCGCGGGAGTTCGCGCAGAACGCCGAGGACTCCAAGGGCCGGTCGATGATCATCATGGGTGCAGGGACCAACCACTGGTTCCACTCCGACACGATCTACCGCGCATTCCTGGCTCTGACCACACTGACCGGATGTCAGGGCGTGAACGGCGGCGGCTGGGCGCACTACGTCGGCCAGGAGAAGTGCCGGCCGATCACCGGCTGGGCGCAGCTCGCGTTCGGGCTCGACTGGTCACGGCCACCACGACAGATGATCCAGACGGCGTACTGGTACCTGCACACGGACCAGTTCCGCTACGACCAGTTCGGCGCGGACACCCTGGCCGCCAAGACCGGGGAGGGACTCCTCGGCGGAAGGACGACCGCCGACCTGATCGCGCTCAGCGCGCGGCTCGGCTGGATGCCGTCGTACCCGACCTTCAACCGCAATCCGCACGACATCGCCGACGACGCGCGAACCGCCGGTCGTCCGGTGGGCGAGCACGTCGTCGATCAGCTGAAGTCAGGCGCGTTGCGGTTCGCGTGCGAGGACCCGGACGCGCCGGAGAACTTCCCCCGCATCCTGTCGGTCTGGCGCGCCAACCTGCTCGGCTCGTCGGCCAAGGGCAACGAGTACTTCCTGGAGCACCTGCTCGGCGCCGGCTCCTCGCTGCGTGCCGGCGAAGGTGTCCATCCCCGAGACGTCGAGTGGCACGACGAGGCGCCACGCGGCAAGCTCGATCTGCTGCTGACACTGGACTTCCGGCAGACGAGTACGACGCTGTTCTCCGACGTCGTCCTGCCCGCCGCGACCTGGTACGAGAAGCACGATCTCAACACCACCGACATGCACCCGTTCGTGCACTCGTTCAACCCCGCGATCGCACCGCCGTGGCAGACCCGGACCGACTGGGACGCGTGGCAGACGATCGCGGAGAAGTTCAGCGAGCTCGCCGCGACCCACCTCGGCACACGCCGCGACGTGGTCGCCGTACCACTGCTGCACGACACCCCGGACGAACTCGCCACTCCGCACGGCGTCGTCCGCGACTGGAAGGCCGGCGAGTGCGAGCCGATCCCCGGCGTCACGATGCCCAAGATCGTCGAGGTCGAACGCGACTACTCCGCGGTCGCGGCCAAGATGTCCGCGCTCGGCCCGCTGATGGACACGCTCGGCGCCACGACCAAGGGCATCACGTACGACGAGACCGCGTCGGTCGACTATCTGCGCGCCAAGAACGGCACCGTCCGCGGTGGTCCCGCCGACGGTCGGCCGTCGCTCAAGCGCGACATCCACGCCTGTGAAGCGATTTTGGCCCTGTCAGGCACGACGAACGGACGGGTCGCGACCGAAGGCTTCAAGACCCTCGAGGCCCGCGTCGGGAAGCCGCTGCACGATCTCGCGGCCGAGCACGGGGGCAAGCAGATCACCTTCGCCGACACGCAGGCCGCGCCGGTCCCGGTCATCACCTCACCGGAGTGGTCGGGCTCGGAATCGGGCGGGCGCCGGTACTCACCGTTCACGATCAACGTCGAACGGCTGAAACCCTGGCACACCCTCACCGGCCGGCAGCACTTCTTCCTCGACCACGACTGGATGGCCGAGCTCGGCGAGAACCTCCCGGTCTACCGGCCGCCGCTCGACATGGGCGCACTGTTCTCGGAACCGGCGATCGGATCGATGACCGAACTCGGCGTCACGGTCCGGTACCTCACTCCGCACAACAAGTGGTCCATCCACTCCGAGTACCAGGACAACCTGTTCATGCTGTCGCTCAGTCGCGGTGGGCAGACCATCTGGATCAGTGACAAGGACGCAGCGAAGGCAGGAATCGCGGACAACGACTGGATCGAGGCGGTGAACCGCAACGGGGTCGTCGTCGCCCGGGCGATCGTCTCGCACCGGATGCCGGAGGGCACGGTCTACATGCATCACGCGCAGGACCGCCTCATCGACGTACCGCTCGCCGAAACGTCCAAGAAGCGCGGCGGGATCCACAACTCGCTCACCAGGCTCTTGATCAAGCCGTCCCATCTCATCGGCGGGTACGCGCAACTGTCCTTCGCGTTCAACTACCTCGGCCCGACGGGGAACCAGCGCGACGAAGTCACCATGATCCGCAAACGCTCGCAGGAGGTGACCTACTGA
- a CDS encoding MFS transporter, with amino-acid sequence MDRRSVAGAGAEVDSRHRRTGSPWVMLAVATVGFAVNFWAWALLSPLGPLFRTEGTLGRLSESDVALLVAVPVVVGSLGRIPVGALTDRYGGRLMFPLVSAATIVPILFIGFFALDSYAALLIGGFFLGIGGTTFAVGVPFVNAWFPPQRRGLAVGVFGTGMGGTAISALTTVTLYSNAGHRIPFLITAAALAAYAVVAWLVLRDAPGRASAQGSLISRLVANARLPISWQACILYAVAFGGYVAFSVYLPSYLKTAYDLSAADAANRMAGFVVIAVLMRPAGGWLSDRFGPIPVLAGCYAVVVVGAAIAATTPLLEHVGTVAFLSMAAALGGGSGATFALVAKVTDPARVGGVTGLVGAAGGLGGFVPPLIMGYVYGRTQSYGIGLTLLSITAAFTLLLTVTVVRRTANSIARTGQAISEEPA; translated from the coding sequence GTGGACCGAAGGAGTGTCGCCGGAGCGGGTGCCGAGGTGGACTCGCGTCATCGCCGAACGGGATCGCCGTGGGTGATGCTCGCCGTCGCAACCGTGGGATTCGCGGTCAACTTCTGGGCCTGGGCGCTGCTGAGCCCGCTCGGACCGCTGTTCCGGACCGAGGGCACCCTCGGCCGGCTGTCGGAGTCGGACGTCGCGCTGCTGGTCGCCGTACCAGTCGTGGTCGGGTCGCTCGGCCGGATCCCGGTCGGTGCGCTGACCGACCGGTACGGCGGACGCCTGATGTTCCCGTTGGTGTCCGCCGCGACGATCGTGCCGATCCTGTTCATCGGGTTCTTCGCCCTCGATTCGTACGCCGCACTGCTGATCGGCGGGTTCTTCCTCGGCATCGGCGGCACCACCTTCGCGGTCGGCGTTCCCTTCGTGAACGCCTGGTTCCCGCCGCAACGCCGCGGGCTCGCGGTCGGTGTCTTCGGCACCGGCATGGGCGGTACGGCGATCAGCGCCCTGACCACAGTGACGCTCTACAGCAACGCCGGTCACCGGATCCCGTTCCTGATCACCGCCGCAGCGCTCGCGGCGTACGCCGTCGTCGCCTGGCTGGTACTGCGGGACGCGCCGGGGCGCGCATCAGCCCAGGGCTCACTGATCAGCCGGCTGGTGGCGAACGCACGGCTCCCGATCAGCTGGCAGGCCTGCATCCTGTACGCGGTCGCGTTCGGCGGTTACGTGGCGTTCTCGGTCTATCTGCCGTCGTACCTCAAGACCGCCTACGACCTGAGCGCAGCCGACGCAGCGAACCGGATGGCCGGGTTCGTCGTGATCGCCGTGCTGATGCGGCCCGCCGGCGGATGGCTGTCGGACCGGTTCGGTCCGATTCCTGTGCTCGCCGGCTGTTACGCGGTCGTCGTCGTGGGCGCAGCGATCGCTGCCACCACACCGCTGCTGGAGCACGTCGGCACCGTGGCCTTCCTGTCGATGGCGGCCGCGCTCGGCGGCGGCAGCGGCGCGACGTTCGCCTTGGTTGCCAAGGTCACCGATCCGGCCCGGGTCGGCGGTGTCACCGGACTCGTCGGCGCCGCCGGCGGTCTCGGCGGGTTCGTACCGCCGCTGATCATGGGCTACGTCTACGGCCGGACACAGTCGTACGGCATCGGCCTGACGTTGCTGTCGATCACGGCGGCCTTCACGCTGCTGCTCACCGTGACCGTCGTCAGAAGAACTGCCAACTCGATAGCCCGCACCGGACAGGCGATCAGCGAGGAACCCGCATGA
- a CDS encoding DUF2249 domain-containing protein — MSEPVTASGQADATAAEAVEQHHAELAAALSWRREALSTAAAARRYSEADRAQLALSDWCRSELVPHALAEEETLYAAAAQRPEARLLVEAMLAEHKVIVQLVDNLAATTEVQNAAELARALEVVFTSHLAKENEQLLPLLVAAPDVSVTNLLAGMHQLIGHAQDDLQVDSRVIPHRIRHKAIFDALDRLRPGQRLVLVASHDPLPLLAQLRERAPDTYVVDYLEQGPDTWRLAFLRPKD; from the coding sequence ATGAGCGAACCAGTGACCGCGTCCGGCCAGGCTGACGCCACGGCGGCCGAGGCCGTCGAACAACACCATGCGGAACTAGCAGCCGCCCTGTCGTGGCGCCGAGAGGCACTGTCCACGGCGGCCGCTGCTCGCAGATACTCCGAGGCCGACAGGGCCCAGCTGGCGCTGTCGGACTGGTGCCGATCGGAACTCGTGCCGCATGCTCTGGCCGAGGAAGAGACCCTGTACGCCGCAGCGGCGCAACGGCCCGAGGCGAGGTTGCTGGTCGAGGCGATGCTGGCCGAGCACAAGGTCATCGTCCAGCTGGTCGACAACCTGGCAGCCACGACGGAAGTGCAGAACGCCGCGGAGCTGGCCCGGGCGCTCGAGGTCGTGTTCACGTCCCATCTCGCCAAGGAGAACGAGCAGCTGCTGCCGCTGCTGGTAGCCGCCCCGGACGTCTCGGTCACCAATCTGCTCGCCGGCATGCATCAGCTCATCGGGCACGCGCAGGACGACCTGCAGGTGGACAGCCGTGTCATCCCACACAGGATCCGGCACAAGGCGATCTTCGACGCCCTCGACCGACTACGGCCTGGGCAGCGGCTGGTGCTGGTGGCGTCTCATGATCCGCTGCCGCTGCTCGCGCAGCTCCGGGAGCGCGCCCCAGACACCTACGTCGTGGACTACCTCGAACAAGGCCCGGACACCTGGCGGCTGGCGTTCCTGCGTCCCAAGGACTGA
- a CDS encoding DUF4118 domain-containing protein yields MLFSIWPPQAAPSEPWFRRHPRVALTVAGVTFAAILSLRMLVGDPMDAYSMLYALPVALVAITCGLRSGLAAGLLAVGLIVVWVIARDVPLSPMGWASRVVPLLLLGPLLGDASDRLRRADAERRRLEAAALLQREAIEINDSLVQGMVAAKWSLEATNLEGGLRILDDTIGQAQSLVSGLIRSAGHGTQAAPGRGQENERTSDRVRPG; encoded by the coding sequence ATGTTGTTCTCGATCTGGCCTCCCCAGGCCGCGCCGAGTGAGCCGTGGTTCCGACGGCACCCGCGCGTGGCGCTGACGGTTGCCGGAGTGACGTTCGCGGCGATTCTGTCGCTGCGGATGCTGGTCGGGGACCCGATGGACGCTTACTCGATGCTGTACGCCCTGCCGGTTGCGTTGGTCGCGATCACCTGCGGTCTGCGGTCAGGTCTCGCCGCGGGCCTCTTAGCGGTCGGGCTGATCGTGGTGTGGGTGATCGCGCGGGACGTGCCGTTGTCTCCCATGGGATGGGCTTCAAGGGTCGTGCCGCTGCTGCTGCTCGGCCCGTTGCTCGGCGACGCGTCGGATCGGCTGCGCCGGGCCGACGCGGAGCGCCGCCGGCTCGAGGCGGCAGCCCTCCTGCAGCGCGAAGCGATCGAGATCAACGACTCTCTCGTGCAGGGCATGGTCGCGGCCAAGTGGTCACTCGAGGCTACCAATCTCGAAGGCGGCCTACGGATCCTGGACGACACCATCGGCCAGGCCCAGAGTCTGGTCTCAGGCCTGATTCGTAGCGCCGGCCACGGTACCCAGGCCGCCCCCGGGAGAGGACAGGAGAATGAGCGAACCAGTGACCGCGTCCGGCCAGGCTGA
- a CDS encoding DUF1876 domain-containing protein has product MTTTRRWSVDIFVDEHEDERTTHAEARLHTNDKTYLVGRGTARRNPADSEIAEIGDELAVARALSALAHELLEVTAFDIEAITHKHVHLHD; this is encoded by the coding sequence ATGACCACGACAAGGCGCTGGAGCGTCGACATCTTTGTCGACGAGCACGAGGACGAGCGGACCACGCACGCGGAGGCCCGCCTACACACGAACGACAAGACGTACCTGGTCGGTCGCGGGACGGCGCGCCGCAATCCGGCCGACAGCGAGATCGCGGAGATCGGCGACGAACTCGCCGTGGCGCGGGCCCTGTCGGCCCTGGCCCATGAACTGCTGGAGGTCACAGCGTTCGACATCGAAGCGATCACCCACAAGCACGTTCACCTGCACGATTGA
- a CDS encoding cation-translocating P-type ATPase → MTVQQSSLRGLSSEQVARALAEHGPNTIPAPRPPSTWRRVLMQLRDPMILLLLAAAVLTASLRDFTDLTVILVVVMLNTTVGVIQEIRAEHALAALNRLTAPHATVRRDGHTAVIPSADVVPGDLIVLQAGDVVPADLELLDAVQLQADESTLTGESVPVEKDPSDQLYAGTVVTRGRGTGTVTRTGPSSALGRIAVLLSNQRPLPTPLQRRLAALSRLLSIIAVALSAIVAVAGLVRGLPLPSMIVTAVSLTVAAVPESLPAVVTLALAIGAHRMAQRAAVVRKLPAVETLGAVTMVATDKTGTITEGIMQAERLWTDSGTAIATGTGYDPDGDLRPGSASTPAVHSAGDNPAERPDVRRLLRNVALCNDADLAPPTGEHPHWRAIGDPTEAALLTLAHRGSVDPDRLQAGHPRIHEVPFDSVRKRMTTFHRIPGDDAVLVVGKGAPEVMLTPGVTSYGDLDRARAVAAELSESGYRVLAVADKVVPPDVPHTENGLRLVGLIAITDPVRRNAADVVATFTEAGIGLLLITGDAPGTALAVANRIGLHDGEVVTGADIDNGKDPTTGHVFARIRPEQKLDIVSAWQTAGHVVAMTGDGVNDAPALRRADIGVAMGSGGTEVARQAADLVLTDDNLGTVEAAIEEGRRIYTNIRTFLRYALSGGLAEVLVMLIGPLLGFAVPLLPGQILWINMLTHGLPGVAIGAEPADPKTMQQAPRSPQEQILGAGLWKHIAWTGALIAAVTVTAAIWARSVGAPWQTMSYLVLGLAQLGVALALRRPNPPGTRALRFLDLAVGGTLVTLVLPLVLEPLRDLLGLQAVTGTEALYAVALAAIPGLVTAIRRLVRPGAENLHRRWTWWRAGHRRSTRP, encoded by the coding sequence ATGACCGTTCAGCAATCGTCGCTGCGCGGCCTCTCGTCCGAGCAGGTCGCACGCGCGCTCGCCGAGCACGGCCCGAACACGATTCCGGCGCCGCGCCCGCCGTCGACCTGGCGGCGGGTCCTGATGCAGCTGCGCGACCCGATGATCCTGTTGCTTCTCGCCGCAGCCGTCCTCACCGCGAGCCTGCGCGACTTCACCGACCTGACCGTGATCCTGGTCGTGGTCATGCTCAACACCACCGTCGGGGTCATCCAGGAGATCCGGGCCGAGCACGCCCTCGCCGCCCTCAACCGGCTGACCGCGCCGCACGCGACCGTGCGGCGCGACGGCCACACCGCCGTCATCCCGTCGGCCGACGTCGTACCCGGGGACCTGATCGTGCTGCAGGCGGGTGACGTGGTCCCGGCCGACCTCGAACTCCTCGACGCCGTCCAGCTCCAGGCCGACGAGTCGACCCTCACCGGAGAATCCGTCCCGGTCGAGAAGGATCCCTCGGACCAGCTGTACGCCGGAACCGTCGTGACCCGAGGTCGCGGAACCGGGACGGTCACCCGAACCGGGCCGTCCAGTGCACTCGGGCGGATCGCCGTACTCCTGTCGAACCAGCGCCCACTGCCGACACCACTGCAGCGCAGACTGGCCGCGCTCAGCCGACTGCTGAGCATCATCGCCGTCGCGCTGTCCGCGATCGTCGCCGTCGCCGGTCTCGTCCGCGGTCTGCCGCTCCCCTCGATGATCGTCACCGCGGTCAGCCTCACGGTGGCCGCCGTACCCGAGTCGCTGCCCGCGGTCGTCACGCTCGCCCTGGCCATCGGCGCGCACCGCATGGCTCAGCGCGCCGCGGTCGTCCGCAAACTGCCAGCGGTCGAGACTCTCGGCGCCGTCACCATGGTCGCCACCGACAAGACCGGCACCATCACCGAAGGCATCATGCAGGCCGAGCGCCTGTGGACCGATTCCGGAACGGCGATCGCCACCGGCACCGGCTACGATCCCGACGGCGACCTTCGCCCGGGATCTGCCTCAACTCCCGCTGTGCACTCCGCCGGTGACAATCCGGCCGAGCGCCCGGACGTTCGCCGACTGCTGCGCAACGTTGCCTTGTGCAACGACGCGGACCTGGCACCGCCGACCGGCGAGCATCCCCACTGGAGGGCGATCGGAGACCCGACCGAGGCTGCACTGCTCACCCTCGCGCACCGCGGATCCGTCGATCCCGACCGTCTCCAGGCCGGCCATCCGCGGATCCACGAGGTTCCGTTCGACAGCGTGCGCAAGCGCATGACCACGTTCCACCGCATTCCCGGCGACGACGCCGTGCTCGTCGTCGGCAAGGGCGCCCCGGAGGTCATGCTCACCCCCGGCGTCACGTCGTACGGCGACCTCGACCGCGCCCGCGCGGTGGCTGCGGAACTGTCGGAGTCGGGCTATCGCGTCCTCGCCGTGGCCGACAAGGTCGTGCCACCAGACGTCCCCCACACCGAGAACGGACTGCGGCTCGTCGGCCTGATCGCGATCACCGATCCGGTACGACGCAACGCGGCGGACGTCGTCGCCACGTTCACCGAGGCCGGCATCGGGCTGCTCCTGATCACCGGCGACGCCCCCGGGACCGCGCTCGCCGTCGCGAACCGCATCGGCCTCCACGACGGCGAGGTCGTCACCGGCGCAGACATCGACAACGGCAAGGACCCGACCACCGGTCACGTGTTCGCCCGCATCCGTCCGGAACAGAAGCTCGACATCGTGAGCGCCTGGCAGACCGCCGGTCATGTCGTCGCGATGACCGGCGACGGCGTCAACGACGCCCCCGCGCTGCGCCGTGCCGACATCGGGGTCGCGATGGGCAGCGGCGGCACCGAAGTCGCGCGCCAGGCGGCCGACCTCGTCCTCACCGACGACAACCTCGGCACGGTCGAGGCCGCGATCGAAGAAGGGCGGCGGATCTACACCAACATCCGGACGTTCCTCCGCTACGCGCTGAGCGGCGGCCTCGCCGAGGTCCTGGTGATGCTGATCGGTCCTCTGCTCGGCTTCGCCGTACCGCTGCTCCCCGGCCAGATCCTGTGGATCAACATGCTCACCCACGGCCTGCCCGGCGTCGCGATCGGCGCCGAACCCGCCGACCCCAAGACGATGCAGCAAGCGCCCCGCTCACCGCAGGAACAGATCCTCGGCGCCGGCCTCTGGAAGCACATCGCTTGGACCGGTGCACTCATCGCGGCCGTCACTGTCACCGCCGCCATCTGGGCCCGGAGCGTGGGGGCACCCTGGCAGACCATGAGCTACCTCGTTCTCGGACTCGCCCAACTCGGCGTCGCGCTGGCGCTGCGCCGGCCGAACCCACCCGGGACCCGGGCGCTGCGTTTCCTGGACCTCGCCGTCGGCGGCACCCTGGTGACGCTGGTGCTGCCGCTCGTCCTCGAACCGCTGCGGGATCTGCTCGGCCTGCAGGCGGTGACCGGCACCGAGGCCCTGTATGCCGTGGCACTCGCCGCGATACCGGGACTGGTCACTGCGATCCGCCGGCTCGTCCGGCCCGGTGCGGAGAACCTGCACCGCAGGTGGACATGGTGGCGAGCCGGCCACAGACGCTCGACGAGACCCTGA